The segment ATCTGATAATCGTCCCCATGAAAAGTATATGGGTCATATCTAAGAGTCCCACTTTTATCAATATGAAAATTATATATGTAAAGTTCTAAATCTTGATTGTCAATTGTAGTATAGCTAACAAGGCCTTTGTCAAACCATATCATGCCTTCTTCAAATCTTGATTCAATAATATGAAGTGGCCCTTCTTCCTGAGATAGATTATAATCATAATTATGCATATAAGCAGGACCAGGCTTAAGATCTTGATTTAAGTTCTGAGTAAACCATACTGGCAAACCCTTAAAACCCATTGGAAGATATATTTTTCCACTTGCTTTCAAACCTTGATTATCCAATGTCACTTCTTTAATATCTAGTATCCAGTCATCTTGTAAAGTACTGGCTGATAAATTATATTTATAGCTACCTATAATACCATCTGAAGAGATTTTAACATTATAAAAAACAAACTTTTTGTTAAGCTCTTGCTCTCTTCCAATCTGATCATACCAGTAAAACTCTGGGGTCTTAATCCAGATTTTATCAAGATAAATAGCATCAGAAGATTTACTTATCCCCTCTCCTTGAAACTTATAACCATGAAAAACTATAGTATATTTAATGATCTCACTTTCATCATCTTCAATAGTTAAATTAAAATCAGATGGAAGAATTATGTTTGCCTTTGTTAAAGGCGAAATTAAAATGAATGATAAGAACAGGATAATAATTATTGATTTTTTCATAATATAATAGCTCCCTTAAAATTAATATTTAAAACCATAAGATATTATCTCAATCTGAGCAGTATTAAAAATAGTGGTATAATTATTTTTGTTTTTTAATAAATCATCTTCTATATATAATTTAAAGACCCTCTCTCCACTAGATAAAAAGACAAAAGGATGCTCAATCTTTACCTTTCCTAAAATATTACCTCTTAAATCCATTTTCAAAAGGCTTTCGTCCATTTGTAGAAATGCAAAATCCTTATCAGCAAATGTAAATACCCTTTTAATTTCTTCAGATAATTCAACATTATGTATTGCCTGACCATTTATATCATAAAATACAATTAAATTTTTATCTGTTGTAAGAAAGCCATTTTTACTACCATATAACTTTCCTTGTATATCATCTCTTTCCCATAATAAATTCATTTGATCATCATACATTTCATATATAAAGTTATCTTGATATCTATTATCAATATAAATTCTGTTATTTTTCTTAATTAAAATATAAGTGCTATTATTTATAAAAGCCATATCATTAAAATAGCCTAAATCATAGTAATCTTTAATTTGTATTAAGTTTCCATCTTTATTTTCAAATACCCCACTATGTTTAGTAACTACAAATCTTTCCTCATTGCTATAAAAAATATCATAATTTTCTCTTTGATTATCCTTTTCAAATGAGATGTATGGATGGTATGGAAGGGAATCTGAAATCACCTTATTATCATCAGGTATTTGGCCTTTTGAATTTGAAAATGCAAATACCTCATATCCATACCCGCTTAACACAAAATTTCCATGAGGACTAAAGTAGTTGCCAAGAAAGACTGGGATACCTTTTCTGATAAATTCACCATTATAATTAAAAATGCGAAAATAAGGATAATTCCATGAGAACTCGTTATAGCTTCTTTCAAAAAAACCTTTAAGCATAAACTCATGATCTGTTACCTCTATGCCATGAGCCTTCCATATATTTTTCCCTTCTAGAAAAACATCTCCATTTGTATCATAAATGTAGTAGTTATCCTCATTTATCAAAGCAATATAATTTCCAGAATAAGAGATATGCCAGTCAATTATGTCTTTTTTTATTGACCATTCTTTTTCCAATTCCAGAGCCATAATAGACTCTGCAAAAAAAATGATAATTATAATAACAAAAGGGATAAGCTTTTTCATTTTTTACCGACCTTTCTTTATTAATTCTCTAATATATCTTATTCTCATTCTAATATAAGTATCTTTCAAGGTCTTCTAAGTTCTTTAGTCTATACTCCAAATTAAGATATTTATCCACTTTAAACATAATAGCACATCCTTAAATAAGATCAGTATTATAAAAAGGATCAACATCCTTATCTCTATTCCATATGTATTCTATATTCTTTGCTATCTTCTCAGCGCTCTCTAGTCCAACTGTATCTCTTATAAAGCCCAATACCATATCCATTCCTGCTGAAACACCTGAAGAAGTATAAAATTTATCGTCATTCACCCATCGGGCTTTTCTAATCCATAGAACATCCCTGTCCTGCTGTATAACCCAATCAAAAGCCCTCTTATTTGATGTTGCTTTTAAGTTCTTCAAAAGTCCTGTCTTTGCCAGCAAGGCAGTGCCAGTACAGACAGTTAAAACATATTTAGCCTTTATAGACAATTCTTTCAGCTTTTGGATTAATTCTGGGTTCTTAACTTCCTTTCGGGTACCATAGCCGCCTGGTATAAGTAATATGTCGTGATTTTTAATTTCAGATATAGCTATGGTATCTACTTTTACATTCTGGCTGCTTTTAATCAGACCTCCCTTTTCAGAGTAAAATTCAATATTATATAAGTCATTTAATTTACCCAGTATTTCTACAGGGCCAAAAGCATCTAAGGTTTCAAAATCAGCAAATAGTATCACATTTATATTTTCCATGAAATTATCACCTTTATTTATATTATAATCTATCCTATTCATCCTTATTTCTTGGTTTTTCAATCCCATCCTTAAGATTTGCAACTTTTTTTACATCTAATACAAAAGAAAGACCCTTGCCAGACTTATGAAGCTCTGCCTTCTCGATAATATTGTTAAGTACTTGTTCTGTTTTCTTTTTAAGGACTAAGCTCAAAATTATTTCCTTTTCAGGTTCAATAGTAAAACCAAATAATTTTGCTTTTTCATGAATGCCAGCACCTCTAGCGCCTATAATAACTGTTTCATATCCACCATTTTTCTTAACAGCTTCACCTACAAGTTGTGCACGCCCTCTTTCCACAATAGTAACTATTAAATCATATTTATTATTTAATTCCATTTCATAACTCTTATTAAACATTTCTTTTGAACCCTCCTTAAACAAATGGACAATACCATCCACCTTTTTTATATCAATAATCAATACAATAGTGTCTTTAAGACCACAGTGCCTACATTCCTCGATAATTGTATCAAATATTTTGTTCTCATCTTTTTCCTTAACTACTGTAAGTATTACCTCTTTTTCCTCATTTATAGAAAGACCTATAAATTTTTTTAATTTTTTACTAGTAGCTTGTCTAGCAAGTATTGTAGTTTCGCCTTCAGCACCTGCTTCTATTGCTGCCTGGCAAAGTTTTTTTGCCAGGCCTTTTTTTACAATAGTTATTATCAGACTATGATTCATCTTCAAGTTCTCGTTCATTTTCTTTCTCCTTTCTTAGATAAATTAAACCTAAGAGTAATACTGATATTATTGGAATTAGAGCTACCAAGGCAATCATACCAAAGCCTTCTATCAAAGGATCTCTACCTTCAATTTGAGAGGCAACCCCTACTGAAAAAGCCATTATAAAAGTAACTGTCATTGGTCCAGTTGCTACACCACCAGAATCAAACGCAATTGAAATAAATTTTTCTTTTGAAAAAAATGTCAGTAATAAAGCCATCCCATATCCAGGAATCAATAAATACATCAACGGAATACCATAAAATATTCTAAGCATCGCTAGAGCTATAGCAAAACCTACCCCTATTGATAATGTCGATAATAAAACCTTTTGAGGTAAATAGCCAGAACTTACCTTCTCCACTTCCTCAGTTAAAGCTATCACAGCAGGTTCAGCAAATGTAGCTACCAGGCCCATTATAAATCCAGTAAATACAACAAATATTTTGCTGCTTTCTTCAATTATAACTTCACCCAATATTTCACCAACTGGCAGTAGGCCTACATGTACCCCTTGAAGAAATAAAACAATCCCTAAAAAAGACAGAATAACTCCTTTAAACATATTTGAAATCTCAGAACGAGGTAATTTTAAATAAACAATTTGGAAAAATATAAAGAAAATGATTAATGGTAATAGAGCCACAGAGACCTCTAACACCCTTTCCCATAATCCCTCAAATATAACGATTCCGTTCATCCATAAATCACTCCTAAAATCATCACAGCCAATACCGGTCCAATTGAAGCAAGAGCTACAAAACCAAAGTTATCTTTAGACTGACTTCCTTTACTCAAAACGGTACTTGCTCCAA is part of the Halanaerobiaceae bacterium ANBcell28 genome and harbors:
- a CDS encoding P-II family nitrogen regulator, with amino-acid sequence MNENLKMNHSLIITIVKKGLAKKLCQAAIEAGAEGETTILARQATSKKLKKFIGLSINEEKEVILTVVKEKDENKIFDTIIEECRHCGLKDTIVLIIDIKKVDGIVHLFKEGSKEMFNKSYEMELNNKYDLIVTIVERGRAQLVGEAVKKNGGYETVIIGARGAGIHEKAKLFGFTIEPEKEIILSLVLKKKTEQVLNNIIEKAELHKSGKGLSFVLDVKKVANLKDGIEKPRNKDE
- a CDS encoding DJ-1/PfpI family protein gives rise to the protein MENINVILFADFETLDAFGPVEILGKLNDLYNIEFYSEKGGLIKSSQNVKVDTIAISEIKNHDILLIPGGYGTRKEVKNPELIQKLKELSIKAKYVLTVCTGTALLAKTGLLKNLKATSNKRAFDWVIQQDRDVLWIRKARWVNDDKFYTSSGVSAGMDMVLGFIRDTVGLESAEKIAKNIEYIWNRDKDVDPFYNTDLI
- a CDS encoding DUF1538 domain-containing protein, which gives rise to MNGIVIFEGLWERVLEVSVALLPLIIFFIFFQIVYLKLPRSEISNMFKGVILSFLGIVLFLQGVHVGLLPVGEILGEVIIEESSKIFVVFTGFIMGLVATFAEPAVIALTEEVEKVSSGYLPQKVLLSTLSIGVGFAIALAMLRIFYGIPLMYLLIPGYGMALLLTFFSKEKFISIAFDSGGVATGPMTVTFIMAFSVGVASQIEGRDPLIEGFGMIALVALIPIISVLLLGLIYLRKEKENERELEDES